In Paractinoplanes brasiliensis, the following proteins share a genomic window:
- a CDS encoding type 1 glutamine amidotransferase — protein MATALVIENDPTDDLRRLGEWLTEAGLELTVLRPHAGDELPETLDDYLALIVLGGDQNAYPDAEGVPGAPWFPALEGLLRKAVRHRVPTLGVCLGGQLLASAHGGLVERSTSGPEIGPGLVGKRDAADTDPLFKWVPLLPDVVQWHRDEITELPLRSVLLAASSRYPHQAFRLGDRAWGLQFHIECDAAMIEQWAASDRAAIDELGYDAEAVVFATADILPDVEEVWQPFAARFASLALGTLPDADIPGSGTGRTLPLLGQ, from the coding sequence GTGGCGACTGCACTAGTCATCGAGAACGATCCGACCGACGACCTGCGACGGCTGGGGGAGTGGCTGACCGAGGCGGGGCTTGAGCTGACCGTCCTGCGGCCGCACGCCGGTGACGAGCTCCCCGAGACCCTCGACGACTACCTCGCGCTGATCGTGCTGGGCGGCGACCAGAACGCCTACCCGGACGCCGAGGGTGTGCCCGGCGCGCCGTGGTTCCCGGCGCTCGAAGGGCTGCTGCGCAAGGCGGTACGCCACCGGGTGCCCACGCTCGGCGTGTGCCTCGGCGGGCAGCTGCTCGCGAGCGCCCACGGCGGCCTGGTCGAGCGCAGCACCAGCGGTCCCGAGATCGGGCCCGGCCTGGTCGGCAAGCGGGACGCGGCCGACACCGACCCGCTGTTCAAGTGGGTGCCGCTGCTGCCCGACGTGGTGCAGTGGCACCGCGACGAGATCACCGAGCTGCCGTTGCGGTCGGTGCTGCTGGCCGCCTCCAGCCGTTACCCGCATCAGGCCTTCCGGCTCGGTGACAGGGCATGGGGCCTGCAGTTCCACATCGAGTGCGACGCCGCGATGATCGAGCAGTGGGCCGCGAGCGACCGCGCCGCCATCGACGAGCTGGGCTACGACGCCGAGGCCGTCGTGTTCGCCACCGCCGACATCCTGCCCGATGTCGAAGAGGTGTGGCAGCCGTTCGCCGCCCGGTTCGCGTCGCTCGCCCTCGGCACACTGCCCGACGCCGACATACCCGGGTCCGGCACCGGCCGCACCCTTCCGCTGCTGGGGCAGTGA
- a CDS encoding DUF350 domain-containing protein, translating to MLEDLLEGAGRSIVFGIVGIGLMAVGYVLVDLLTPGKLRELIFAERNPNASLLLAANQLGIAAIVFTAIFTSYDSFGQGLASTVLFGLIGIAIMGLAFLVLDWMTPGKLGEVICTPERHGGALVSAASHFGAALIVCACIS from the coding sequence GTGCTTGAAGATCTGCTCGAGGGTGCTGGGCGCAGCATCGTTTTCGGAATCGTCGGCATCGGGCTGATGGCGGTGGGCTACGTCCTCGTCGACCTGCTCACACCCGGCAAGCTGCGCGAGCTGATCTTCGCGGAGCGCAACCCCAACGCGTCGCTGCTGCTCGCGGCCAACCAGCTCGGCATCGCCGCCATCGTCTTCACGGCGATCTTCACGTCGTACGACTCGTTCGGCCAGGGCCTGGCGTCGACGGTGTTGTTCGGCCTGATCGGCATCGCCATCATGGGCCTGGCGTTCCTGGTCCTCGACTGGATGACCCCGGGCAAGCTGGGCGAGGTCATCTGCACGCCGGAACGGCACGGGGGAGCGCTGGTGAGTGCGGCTTCGCACTTCGGGGCCGCCCTGATCGTGTGCGCGTGCATCTCCTGA
- a CDS encoding EamA family transporter: MSAAPLLMLVSVVSMQFGSAIGRTLFDDLGATGVVLLRAGISALVLAVVVRPHVRSWPRAAWRAASLLGIAVAGLNLLSALAMRTVPLGVVVTVSFLGPLTVSLAQTRRLLDLLWALLAGAGVALLWWHPGPSLPPGGLVLAALAGACGAGYILLTARVGGLVPGVGGLPVSLTVATLVALPFGLAGASAVVTRPSLLIGAASVAVLQTIFPYVLELNALRRIPTRVFGILTSLNPAAAAVAGLLVLDQRLGTVSLAALALVTSASAGVTLTHRPER, encoded by the coding sequence ATGTCCGCCGCGCCCCTGCTCATGCTCGTGTCGGTCGTCTCGATGCAGTTCGGCTCGGCGATCGGCCGCACCCTCTTCGACGACCTCGGCGCGACCGGGGTGGTGCTGCTGCGAGCCGGCATCTCGGCGCTGGTGCTGGCCGTGGTGGTGCGCCCACACGTACGCTCCTGGCCCCGCGCGGCCTGGCGGGCGGCTTCGCTGCTCGGGATCGCGGTGGCCGGCCTCAACCTGCTGTCCGCGCTGGCCATGCGTACGGTGCCGCTCGGGGTGGTCGTCACCGTGTCGTTCCTCGGCCCGCTGACGGTCTCCCTAGCGCAGACCCGCCGGCTGCTCGACCTGCTCTGGGCCCTGCTCGCCGGCGCCGGCGTGGCCCTGCTGTGGTGGCACCCCGGCCCGTCGTTGCCGCCCGGCGGTCTGGTGCTGGCCGCGCTGGCCGGGGCGTGCGGCGCCGGATACATCCTGCTCACCGCGCGCGTAGGCGGACTGGTGCCGGGCGTCGGCGGCCTGCCCGTCTCGCTCACCGTGGCGACGCTGGTCGCGCTCCCCTTCGGACTCGCCGGGGCGAGCGCCGTCGTCACCCGCCCCTCCCTGCTGATCGGCGCGGCCTCGGTGGCCGTGCTGCAGACCATTTTCCCGTACGTCCTGGAACTGAACGCCCTGCGCCGCATCCCCACACGCGTCTTCGGCATCCTGACCAGCCTGAACCCGGCCGCCGCGGCGGTGGCCGGCCTGCTCGTGCTGGACCAGCGGCTGGGCACGGTCTCGCTGGCCGCGCTCGCCCTGGTCACCTCGGCCAGCGCCGGCGTCACCCTCACCCACCGGCCGGAACGATGA